The Thermococcus sp. genome has a segment encoding these proteins:
- a CDS encoding ABC transporter permease yields MSLKNELRGYAKPVAESVLAILIGAFVGALVLWFSGYSAGSAYYWLIKGSLGSIDGIAETLSKSAPLILTAITFAIGARTGLFNIGAEGTVYFGAIAAIIVTQYLQNPIAGLLAGLLIGALWALPAAVLKVYRGVHEVISTIMFNWIAFFLVSWLAVSVYYNPKDPNSTLPVPPSARLPLLVKNTSLSWAFVIAIITAVIVFVVMWHTKLGYELRTSGQNPRAAEYGGINPKRSAIWSFVIGGMTAGLAGAGIVMGTPPSYAITQGLANVYGYGFDGIGVSLVGRNHPLGIIFAGILFGALSAGATAMQQYAHVPLEMVKVIEGIIIIAVAVPGLLDIFAKLFRRGKA; encoded by the coding sequence TTGAGCCTCAAAAATGAGCTCAGGGGATACGCAAAGCCCGTTGCTGAGAGCGTTCTAGCCATCCTCATAGGTGCGTTTGTTGGAGCACTCGTCCTCTGGTTCAGTGGCTATAGTGCTGGTTCCGCCTATTACTGGCTTATAAAAGGCTCACTGGGATCAATAGACGGTATTGCGGAAACACTGAGCAAATCCGCCCCGCTAATACTGACGGCGATAACCTTCGCGATAGGTGCTAGAACCGGGCTCTTTAACATCGGTGCCGAGGGAACCGTTTACTTCGGTGCGATAGCGGCTATAATAGTAACCCAGTATCTCCAGAACCCAATAGCGGGCCTCCTAGCTGGCCTTCTCATTGGAGCCCTGTGGGCCCTTCCAGCGGCAGTTCTTAAAGTCTACCGCGGAGTTCACGAAGTTATCTCAACGATAATGTTCAACTGGATTGCCTTCTTCCTCGTCAGCTGGCTGGCCGTCAGCGTTTACTACAACCCTAAGGACCCCAACAGTACACTTCCAGTTCCCCCCTCGGCAAGGTTGCCTCTCCTTGTAAAGAACACGAGCCTTTCATGGGCGTTTGTAATCGCAATAATAACCGCGGTGATTGTCTTTGTGGTGATGTGGCACACCAAACTCGGCTACGAACTCAGAACCAGTGGTCAGAACCCGAGGGCGGCGGAATACGGCGGAATAAACCCCAAGCGCTCGGCAATCTGGTCCTTTGTCATTGGAGGAATGACCGCGGGATTAGCTGGTGCAGGGATAGTGATGGGCACGCCCCCAAGCTATGCAATAACCCAGGGACTGGCCAACGTCTACGGCTACGGTTTCGATGGAATAGGCGTTTCTCTTGTCGGAAGGAATCATCCGCTCGGCATAATTTTTGCGGGAATACTCTTCGGAGCGCTGAGCGCTGGAGCGACGGCAATGCAACAGTACGCCCACGTTCCCCTTGAGATGGTCAAAGTCATCGAGGGAATCATCATCATAGCCGTTGCCGTTCCCGGTCTGCTCGACATATTCGCAAAGCTCTTCAGGAGGGGGAAGGCATGA
- a CDS encoding ABC transporter ATP-binding protein — translation MEERTPVLEMRDIVKVYPDGTVALKGVTIEVYEGEILGLLGENGAGKTTLMKILFGMLKPTKGKIFLRGKEVRFKSPADAIANGIGMVHQHFTLVEVFNALENIILGMEGHGLLSKIDVENARKKLQKLMDELNFQVPLDVPVENLPVGVQQRIEILKMLYRDVNILILDEPTAVLTPIEVKELFAVLRKLKEQGKTIIFISHKLNEVMEITDRVTVIRKGEVVGTVKTSEATPQLLARMMVGRDVVLRIEKPPKEPGDVVFRVENLWVKGDRGEEAVRGLTFEVRAGEIFGIAGVEGNGQSELIEAIAGLRKVEKGKVYLKGVDITGKKPRELYDMGMAHIPEDRTHMGLILEMTVTENSILGMHWRKEFSKGFLLDWNRAEEHAKRLIEEFEVSAPGTKAPVKSLSGGNQQKLIVAREVSKKPEFIIAAQPTRGVDVASTEYIRNYLVKLRNEDKAVLLVSADLDEVLQLSDRMAIMYEGQFMGIVKPDEVTEEQIGLMMGGVKVEPQK, via the coding sequence ATGGAAGAGAGAACTCCAGTGCTTGAGATGAGAGACATTGTCAAAGTTTATCCTGATGGAACAGTAGCCCTGAAAGGTGTTACGATTGAGGTTTATGAAGGTGAAATCCTCGGTCTTCTCGGCGAGAACGGTGCCGGAAAAACCACGCTCATGAAAATCCTCTTTGGTATGCTAAAGCCAACAAAGGGTAAAATCTTTCTTAGGGGAAAAGAAGTCCGCTTTAAGAGTCCCGCCGATGCTATAGCGAACGGTATTGGAATGGTGCACCAGCACTTCACCCTTGTTGAGGTTTTCAACGCCCTTGAGAACATCATCCTCGGAATGGAAGGACACGGCTTACTCTCGAAGATTGACGTGGAAAATGCTAGAAAGAAGCTCCAAAAGCTAATGGACGAGCTGAACTTCCAGGTTCCGCTGGACGTTCCCGTTGAAAACCTTCCCGTCGGAGTCCAGCAGAGGATTGAAATTTTAAAGATGCTATACCGTGATGTCAACATTCTGATTCTCGACGAGCCCACGGCTGTTCTTACCCCAATAGAAGTCAAAGAACTCTTCGCAGTCCTGAGAAAGCTCAAAGAACAGGGAAAAACAATCATCTTCATCAGCCACAAGCTCAACGAGGTCATGGAGATAACGGACAGGGTTACGGTCATAAGGAAAGGGGAAGTCGTCGGAACCGTCAAGACGAGCGAGGCAACGCCCCAGCTCCTCGCGAGGATGATGGTCGGAAGGGACGTCGTTCTAAGAATCGAAAAGCCCCCAAAAGAGCCCGGGGATGTTGTGTTCAGAGTTGAGAACCTCTGGGTGAAGGGAGACAGGGGAGAAGAAGCAGTAAGGGGGCTCACCTTCGAGGTTCGCGCTGGAGAGATTTTTGGCATAGCAGGTGTTGAGGGCAACGGTCAGAGCGAGCTGATAGAGGCCATAGCGGGATTGAGAAAGGTGGAAAAGGGCAAGGTTTACCTCAAAGGCGTTGACATCACCGGCAAAAAACCCAGAGAGCTCTACGACATGGGAATGGCCCACATTCCGGAGGATAGAACCCACATGGGATTAATTCTGGAAATGACAGTAACCGAGAACTCCATCCTCGGAATGCACTGGAGAAAGGAGTTCTCGAAGGGTTTTCTACTCGACTGGAACAGGGCAGAAGAACACGCGAAAAGGCTGATTGAGGAGTTCGAGGTCAGTGCTCCGGGAACCAAGGCACCAGTTAAAAGCCTGAGCGGTGGAAACCAGCAGAAGCTCATAGTGGCGAGGGAAGTAAGCAAGAAGCCGGAATTTATCATAGCGGCACAGCCAACGCGCGGTGTTGACGTTGCCTCGACAGAGTACATAAGAAACTACTTGGTCAAGCTGAGAAACGAAGACAAGGCAGTTCTTCTCGTCTCGGCCGACCTCGATGAGGTTCTCCAGCTCAGCGACAGGATGGCCATAATGTACGAAGGACAGTTCATGGGCATAGTGAAACCCGATGAAGTTACCGAAGAACAGATTGGACTCATGATGGGAGGTGTTAAAGTTGAGCCTCAAAAATGA
- a CDS encoding BMP family ABC transporter substrate-binding protein, which translates to MRKLFGLLLVGLMALSVVASGCISGGGTSTGTATNVPTKINILYTYTGSFGDPAKGKQAAQAQLQQGAWVIYQVAGGTGLGVFEAVGDYLKAHNKKMGPPFAIGVDSAQDWIKPGVIIASMMKRVDVGVYNAVKQAEENQFRGGVIELGLKEGGVKLSTLQDVKAMFDSLPPDVREKKLKDLGFQNEEQLLEYLNKTRQQVPAWIWQAVDQLQQEIISGKILVPKATAKDQIELLRKAQNWTVMEKYAKEWAAKEPKPETYFNKTLNERKNTKKIAIVYDVGGRGDLSFNDMAYMGAERAAKEFGLQLTEIQSNSENDYLPNLRSLAKTGEYDIIIAVGFMMTNAVKQVAKEYPKQRFVIIDGYDPNMPHNVQMVLFKENEGSALAGALAALIALNDHKDTIGIVLGMEIPVLYKFEGGYRFGAYWALDYYKNHKQ; encoded by the coding sequence ATGCGAAAGCTGTTCGGTTTGTTGTTGGTGGGCCTTATGGCCCTTAGCGTCGTGGCCAGCGGCTGTATCAGCGGTGGTGGAACTTCAACAGGAACGGCAACCAACGTACCTACAAAGATAAACATCCTATACACCTACACCGGTTCCTTTGGTGACCCTGCGAAGGGTAAGCAGGCCGCACAGGCCCAGCTTCAGCAGGGTGCTTGGGTAATTTACCAGGTCGCAGGTGGAACCGGTCTCGGTGTTTTCGAGGCCGTCGGGGACTACCTAAAGGCTCACAACAAGAAGATGGGCCCACCATTCGCGATTGGTGTCGACTCCGCCCAGGATTGGATCAAGCCAGGAGTTATAATAGCAAGCATGATGAAGCGCGTTGATGTTGGTGTCTACAACGCCGTCAAGCAAGCAGAGGAGAACCAGTTTAGAGGTGGCGTTATAGAACTTGGCCTCAAGGAAGGTGGTGTCAAACTCAGCACACTTCAAGATGTCAAGGCCATGTTCGACTCCCTCCCGCCCGATGTAAGGGAGAAGAAGCTTAAGGACCTCGGATTCCAGAACGAGGAGCAACTCCTTGAATACCTTAACAAGACCCGCCAGCAGGTTCCGGCATGGATATGGCAGGCGGTTGACCAGCTTCAGCAGGAGATAATAAGTGGAAAGATTCTCGTCCCCAAGGCTACAGCTAAAGACCAGATCGAGCTCCTTAGGAAGGCTCAGAACTGGACAGTAATGGAGAAATACGCCAAGGAGTGGGCTGCCAAGGAGCCAAAGCCAGAAACATACTTCAACAAGACCCTCAACGAGAGGAAGAACACCAAAAAGATAGCCATAGTTTACGACGTCGGTGGCAGGGGTGACCTGAGCTTCAACGACATGGCCTACATGGGTGCCGAAAGGGCCGCCAAGGAGTTCGGTCTACAGCTCACCGAGATACAGAGCAACAGCGAGAACGACTACCTCCCGAACCTCAGGAGCCTCGCCAAGACCGGAGAGTACGACATAATAATAGCCGTCGGCTTTATGATGACCAACGCGGTTAAGCAGGTTGCCAAGGAGTATCCAAAGCAGAGGTTCGTCATTATTGACGGTTACGATCCGAATATGCCACACAACGTCCAGATGGTCCTCTTCAAGGAGAACGAGGGTTCAGCCCTCGCCGGTGCCCTCGCGGCACTTATAGCGCTCAACGACCACAAGGACACCATCGGAATCGTCCTCGGTATGGAGATTCCGGTTCTCTACAAGTTCGAGGGTGGCTACCGCTTCGGTGCTTACTGGGCCCTCGACTACTACAAGAACCACAAGCAGTGA
- the ftsY gene encoding signal recognition particle-docking protein FtsY — protein MFGKLREKLRKFTKQVEEKIEEEEKKVEKKVETEKKPGIVERLLQVEIKEKDVEDALDELELELLEADVALETVEALREKIKEKLVGKKVRIGTNKAKLIENALREAILEILTPEKKLDLLEMIRSKEEKPFVIVFVGFNGSGKTTTIAKLAHWLKKNGLSVVVAASDTFRAGAIEQLEEHAKRVGVKVIKRDYGADPAAVAYDAIQHAKARGIDVVLVDTAGRNELNRNLMDEMKKIVRVTKPDLVIFVGDSLSGNAVVEQAKQFNEAVRIDGVILTKLDADARGGAALSISHAIGAPILFVGVGQGYDDLKPFDEKWFVDRIFGEE, from the coding sequence ATGTTTGGAAAGCTCAGGGAAAAGCTCAGGAAGTTCACCAAACAGGTGGAGGAGAAGATAGAGGAAGAGGAGAAAAAGGTCGAGAAAAAAGTTGAAACCGAGAAAAAGCCGGGTATAGTTGAGAGGCTTCTTCAGGTTGAGATTAAGGAGAAAGACGTTGAAGATGCACTTGATGAACTTGAGCTTGAACTCCTTGAGGCGGACGTTGCTCTTGAAACGGTTGAAGCACTCAGAGAGAAAATCAAAGAAAAGCTCGTTGGGAAGAAGGTCCGCATAGGAACCAACAAGGCCAAGCTTATAGAAAACGCCCTTAGGGAGGCGATACTTGAGATTCTGACCCCCGAGAAAAAGCTCGACCTCTTGGAGATGATTCGCTCCAAAGAGGAGAAGCCCTTTGTCATAGTTTTCGTCGGTTTCAACGGCTCGGGTAAGACTACGACAATAGCGAAGCTTGCCCACTGGCTGAAGAAGAACGGGTTAAGCGTTGTCGTGGCGGCGAGTGACACCTTCAGGGCCGGGGCCATAGAACAGCTGGAAGAGCACGCGAAGCGCGTCGGTGTTAAAGTTATCAAGCGCGATTACGGAGCCGACCCGGCGGCGGTGGCCTACGATGCCATACAGCACGCGAAGGCGAGGGGGATAGATGTCGTTCTCGTTGACACCGCCGGGAGGAACGAGCTCAACAGGAACCTCATGGACGAGATGAAGAAAATAGTCCGCGTCACGAAGCCTGACCTCGTTATCTTTGTCGGTGACAGTCTGAGCGGAAACGCGGTTGTTGAACAGGCCAAGCAGTTCAACGAGGCGGTGAGAATAGACGGCGTGATTTTGACGAAGCTCGACGCAGATGCCAGAGGTGGAGCGGCTCTGAGCATAAGCCACGCTATTGGAGCGCCGATACTCTTCGTCGGCGTCGGCCAGGGCTACGATGATTTGAAGCCCTTCGACGAAAAGTGGTTCGTGGATAGGATTTTCGGGGAGGAGTGA
- the surE gene encoding 5'/3'-nucleotidase SurE, producing the protein MRILLTNDDGIYSNGLRNAVKALSELGEVYVVAPLFQRSASGRAMTLHRPIRAKRVNVPGAKVAYGIDGTPTDCVVFAIARFGKFDLAVSGINLGENLSTEITVSGTASAAIEASTHGIPSIAISLEVEWKKTLGEGEGIDFSVSARFLKRIARAILERGLPSGVDMLNVNVPSDATEETEIAITRLARKRYCPTVEERIDPRGHPYYWIVGRRKTEFEPGTDAYALKVERKVSVTPINIDMTARVDFDLIREILEGP; encoded by the coding sequence ATGAGAATACTGCTCACCAACGATGACGGAATTTATTCTAATGGTCTGAGAAATGCAGTAAAAGCCCTGAGCGAGCTCGGTGAAGTTTACGTAGTTGCACCTCTCTTCCAGAGGAGCGCAAGCGGTAGAGCCATGACCCTCCACCGGCCGATAAGGGCAAAGCGCGTGAACGTTCCGGGGGCAAAGGTGGCTTACGGCATAGATGGGACTCCGACGGATTGCGTTGTTTTTGCAATAGCCCGCTTTGGGAAGTTTGACTTGGCCGTCAGTGGGATAAACCTTGGAGAAAACCTGAGCACAGAAATAACTGTCTCCGGAACTGCTTCAGCGGCTATAGAGGCCTCCACGCACGGAATCCCAAGTATAGCCATAAGCCTTGAAGTTGAGTGGAAGAAAACCCTCGGTGAGGGAGAGGGAATAGACTTCTCGGTTTCGGCCCGTTTTCTCAAGAGAATTGCCCGGGCGATACTTGAGAGAGGTCTTCCCTCCGGAGTGGACATGCTCAACGTTAACGTTCCGAGCGATGCAACCGAAGAGACCGAGATAGCCATAACAAGGCTCGCGAGAAAGCGCTACTGTCCAACGGTTGAGGAGAGGATTGACCCGAGGGGACATCCCTACTACTGGATTGTGGGGAGAAGAAAGACTGAATTCGAGCCCGGAACCGATGCTTACGCCCTCAAGGTTGAGCGGAAGGTCAGCGTTACGCCGATAAACATAGACATGACAGCCAGAGTGGATTTTGACTTGATCCGGGAAATCTTAGAAGGGCCATGA
- the metG gene encoding methionine--tRNA ligase: MVRYMVTSALPYANGPIHAGHLAGAYLPADIFVRYLRLKGEEVLYICGTDEHGTPITFRALKEGKSPREIVDEFHEHIKTTFERAKISFDFFGRTELPVHYRLSQEFFLKALENGHLVKKVTKQAYCEHDKMFLPDRYVIGTCPYCGAENQRGDQCEVCGRPLTPEILINPRCNICGNPITFKDSAHYYIKMKDFEERLKKWVEGQHWKPNVKNTVLGWINEGLEERAITRDLDWGIPVPLDDEDVKGKVLYVWFEAPIGYISITIEALKRAGKEDEWKKFWLNLDGETRVIHFIGKDNIPFHAIFWPAFLMAYGKYRDDEVEAEWLLPYDIPANEYLNLEGRKFSTSRNWAIWVHEFLDVWPADYLRYYLTAIMPETRDSDFSFEDFKIKINEELVNNLGNFVHRAMTFVNRYFDGVVPERGELNELDKRAFEEIEKAFKEVGELIMSYRFKDALRRVMELAIFGNRYFDHQRPWKTAKTDRERTATTVNVSLQIVKALGILLEPFLPDASEKIWHLLNLEEKRKWEFTEVPAGHRVRKAFPMFRKVTDDEIIYFILNYIARGNPESARLLLDKYYKRDDVVKVAYERFKNEDEARAILKSIYGEEIEKSGKKKKEKEAKKMSYVSFDDFAKLDLRVGRIIEVKDHPNADRLYVVKVDIGDEVRTLVAGLKKYYKPEELLNKTVVIIANLEPKKLRGVESQGMLLAADDGENVALLMPDKEVKLGARIR; encoded by the coding sequence ATGGTGCGCTACATGGTTACTTCCGCTCTTCCATACGCAAACGGGCCGATTCACGCGGGGCACCTTGCTGGAGCTTATCTCCCAGCGGACATCTTCGTGCGCTATCTCAGGCTGAAGGGCGAGGAAGTGCTGTACATATGTGGAACCGACGAGCATGGAACTCCAATAACCTTCCGTGCGCTCAAAGAAGGAAAGAGCCCGAGGGAAATCGTTGATGAGTTCCACGAGCACATCAAGACGACATTTGAGAGGGCAAAGATAAGCTTCGACTTCTTTGGAAGGACTGAACTGCCCGTTCACTACAGGCTCAGTCAGGAGTTCTTTTTAAAGGCACTTGAAAACGGCCACCTCGTAAAGAAGGTCACCAAACAGGCCTACTGTGAGCACGACAAGATGTTTTTGCCCGATAGATACGTTATCGGAACCTGCCCCTACTGTGGCGCCGAAAACCAGCGTGGCGACCAGTGTGAGGTCTGCGGAAGGCCCTTAACGCCCGAAATCCTCATAAATCCACGCTGTAACATCTGCGGAAACCCGATAACCTTCAAGGACTCGGCCCACTACTACATCAAAATGAAGGACTTCGAGGAGAGGCTTAAGAAGTGGGTTGAGGGCCAGCACTGGAAGCCCAACGTCAAGAACACAGTCCTTGGGTGGATTAACGAGGGCCTTGAGGAGAGGGCAATAACCAGGGACCTGGACTGGGGAATCCCGGTTCCGCTGGATGATGAGGACGTCAAGGGGAAGGTTCTCTACGTCTGGTTTGAAGCACCTATCGGCTACATCTCCATAACAATCGAGGCCCTTAAGAGGGCTGGAAAAGAGGATGAATGGAAGAAGTTCTGGCTTAACCTTGACGGCGAGACGAGGGTCATACACTTCATCGGCAAGGACAACATACCCTTCCATGCGATATTCTGGCCGGCCTTCCTGATGGCCTATGGCAAATACAGGGACGATGAAGTCGAGGCAGAATGGCTCCTTCCCTACGACATTCCAGCAAACGAGTACCTCAACCTCGAGGGCAGGAAGTTCTCAACGAGCAGGAACTGGGCCATATGGGTTCATGAGTTCCTTGACGTATGGCCGGCGGATTACCTCCGCTATTACCTTACAGCCATAATGCCCGAAACGAGGGACAGCGACTTCTCCTTCGAGGACTTCAAGATAAAGATTAACGAGGAACTCGTGAACAACCTCGGAAACTTCGTGCACAGGGCCATGACGTTCGTGAACAGGTATTTCGACGGCGTTGTTCCCGAGAGGGGCGAGCTGAACGAGTTAGATAAGCGGGCCTTTGAGGAAATCGAGAAGGCCTTCAAGGAAGTCGGGGAGCTCATAATGAGCTACCGCTTCAAGGACGCTCTGAGAAGGGTCATGGAGCTGGCCATTTTCGGAAACCGCTACTTCGACCACCAGAGACCGTGGAAGACCGCTAAAACAGACCGCGAGAGGACGGCCACAACGGTTAACGTCTCCCTCCAGATAGTCAAGGCCCTTGGAATCCTCCTTGAACCGTTCCTACCGGATGCCAGCGAGAAGATATGGCACCTCCTCAACCTTGAGGAGAAGAGGAAATGGGAATTCACGGAGGTTCCAGCCGGCCATCGTGTCAGGAAAGCCTTCCCGATGTTCAGAAAGGTAACCGACGACGAGATAATCTACTTCATCCTGAACTACATAGCCCGTGGCAACCCCGAGAGCGCCAGACTGCTCCTCGATAAGTACTACAAGCGCGATGACGTGGTGAAAGTCGCATACGAACGCTTCAAGAACGAAGACGAGGCGAGGGCAATACTTAAGAGCATCTACGGTGAGGAAATCGAGAAGTCCGGAAAGAAAAAGAAGGAGAAGGAGGCGAAGAAAATGAGCTATGTGAGCTTTGATGACTTCGCGAAGCTCGACCTTCGCGTTGGAAGAATAATCGAGGTCAAGGACCACCCGAACGCCGACAGGCTCTACGTGGTCAAGGTTGACATCGGAGACGAGGTAAGAACCCTGGTTGCAGGATTGAAGAAGTACTACAAGCCGGAAGAGCTCCTCAACAAGACGGTCGTTATAATAGCGAACCTTGAGCCGAAGAAGCTTCGCGGTGTAGAAAGCCAGGGAATGCTCCTCGCGGCAGACGACGGAGAAAACGTTGCCCTGCTGATGCCCGACAAGGAGGTTAAGCTGGGGGCAAGAATCAGGTGA
- a CDS encoding MarR family transcriptional regulator has translation MKKLPVIILLLLTLPLVTAQSIEKVVVSVYPNGYVKVTEVIVPPNYSVAVDVPLLSSNVTGLSVFDQNGKPLLFEKNGSTLTVYLLNSTTQFNVTYFTASLTAKKSEIWNLSYSFPYPVTVKLPPGAIVVALSAVPLTITSDSITMPPGNQSVSYILPPPVTTPERTSTSSSQSPSPSQTQTSSNTQTNSTTAPTLTSTPQTPSKSLVTPSNTSQPTNGKSYAPLFGILAVVGISIGAFLFKKRSKSQKTNLPVSREELLAKLENLGLTDDEINALLYVYDHGGKARQADVRKALGIPKTTAWRMFKRLEEKGLVRVYKRGKENWVELIFT, from the coding sequence GTGAAAAAACTTCCTGTGATAATACTCCTACTCCTCACTCTACCCTTGGTCACGGCACAGAGCATTGAAAAAGTTGTGGTTAGTGTGTACCCTAATGGGTATGTTAAGGTAACTGAGGTTATTGTCCCGCCGAATTATTCGGTGGCCGTAGACGTGCCGCTTTTAAGTTCAAACGTTACAGGGCTGTCCGTCTTTGACCAGAACGGTAAGCCCCTTCTCTTCGAAAAGAACGGGAGTACATTAACCGTCTATCTCCTCAACTCAACTACACAGTTCAACGTAACTTACTTCACGGCATCGCTGACGGCAAAGAAGAGCGAAATCTGGAACTTAAGCTACAGCTTTCCCTATCCCGTGACTGTAAAGCTCCCACCCGGGGCGATAGTGGTCGCCCTGAGTGCCGTCCCGCTGACAATAACTTCCGACTCCATAACCATGCCCCCCGGAAATCAAAGCGTCTCCTACATACTCCCGCCTCCAGTCACAACTCCAGAAAGAACCTCCACTTCCTCATCTCAGTCGCCAAGTCCCTCCCAGACCCAGACCTCCTCAAATACCCAAACGAACAGTACAACGGCACCGACTTTGACCTCGACTCCCCAAACCCCTTCCAAAAGCCTCGTTACTCCTTCGAACACTTCACAGCCTACAAACGGAAAAAGCTATGCTCCCCTCTTTGGAATCCTCGCAGTTGTGGGGATTTCCATTGGCGCTTTCCTGTTCAAGAAAAGGAGTAAAAGCCAGAAAACAAACCTTCCAGTATCGAGGGAGGAGTTGCTTGCAAAGCTTGAGAACCTCGGTCTTACAGACGATGAAATAAACGCACTTCTCTACGTCTACGACCACGGTGGAAAGGCGAGACAGGCGGACGTTAGGAAAGCTCTGGGAATTCCAAAAACAACAGCCTGGAGGATGTTCAAACGCCTCGAGGAGAAGGGGCTTGTGAGGGTCTACAAAAGGGGAAAGGAGAACTGGGTGGAGCTAATCTTCACCTGA
- a CDS encoding MarR family transcriptional regulator, protein MKGLRCMAVVFIVFLFASPVLAQETVKLIVYEDGYVKVELSIIPDNRTVPIIVSVPEHAQDVIVEDPEGNPVDFQTINGTLLIYPESTELVRVSYYTPDLTSKSGIVWTLNFSSEVPFEVVLPENSVIVDLSDIPLRISETSITMPPGNQSVSYIIESPSPVQNGQESPLKLILALGGVVLGAGGVLIWWRGKNRFDNGGAFEDSLREILKSDELKEEEKLALKYLLEHGGRASQAEIRDALGIPKTTAWRMFKRLEEKKLIRIVKGRKENWIELRG, encoded by the coding sequence ATGAAGGGACTCCGATGCATGGCAGTGGTTTTCATCGTGTTCCTTTTTGCTTCCCCCGTTCTCGCCCAGGAGACTGTTAAACTAATCGTTTACGAGGACGGTTACGTTAAAGTGGAGCTCTCGATTATACCCGATAATCGCACGGTTCCAATCATAGTTTCTGTTCCGGAGCACGCCCAGGACGTTATTGTAGAGGACCCGGAGGGAAACCCCGTTGATTTCCAGACAATTAACGGAACGCTATTAATATATCCCGAAAGCACGGAGCTCGTCAGGGTTTCCTACTACACACCCGACCTAACTTCGAAGAGCGGAATCGTCTGGACGCTGAACTTTTCTTCCGAGGTTCCATTTGAGGTTGTCCTCCCAGAGAATTCCGTGATTGTTGATTTAAGTGACATCCCACTAAGGATAAGTGAGACATCAATAACCATGCCTCCCGGAAATCAGAGCGTCTCCTACATCATTGAGAGTCCTTCACCGGTTCAAAACGGACAAGAAAGCCCACTTAAACTTATATTGGCCCTTGGAGGGGTTGTTCTCGGAGCTGGGGGAGTCCTTATCTGGTGGAGGGGTAAAAACCGATTCGACAACGGAGGCGCCTTTGAGGACTCCCTCAGAGAAATTCTCAAAAGCGACGAGCTGAAGGAGGAAGAAAAGCTCGCGCTGAAATACCTGCTGGAACACGGTGGCAGGGCGAGTCAGGCGGAAATACGAGACGCGCTGGGAATTCCAAAAACAACAGCCTGGAGGATGTTCAAACGCCTCGAGGAGAAGAAACTAATCAGAATCGTAAAGGGCAGGAAAGAGAACTGGATTGAGTTAAGGGGTTAG